One segment of Fusarium oxysporum f. sp. lycopersici 4287 chromosome 7, whole genome shotgun sequence DNA contains the following:
- a CDS encoding ubiquitin thiolesterase (At least one base has a quality score < 10) — MSNRHLPAGQNIQGGAHGADMVGGPGAPRRRQPPPYVPYQQHHQHMNVMYPNNYMAYNQQYYGYQPHYQGQHYQNAQYPNVQYQGGQYQAGQYQNGQYQNGQYQTAQYQNAGMHSPGYVPYQNFARSPPAMPQYIPMSGVSVPPSYTPRPAQQQSPALSNPYQPPAAAPIPPQTPTSTHSSQMIPPPTPPVPQETELVPPGPAAPVEPAEPTQVPSPPPAPKEPFRAPLPWSSHPDFKFPARATKSRRRRRQLNADSEALSLPHSGAVLTPASSAAPSETAEIKAADSPVSPVQQRSRTNTATSATSTATNRAAARSSAVPAPAIPSLPKASPKEAKPVRAEKPANGDIAPETTPEGSTKSEALEKGAPEKPAEPEPAPEPAPAVKAAPANWADLLRKPAAAAAAPVKSNAVNGTASPSTPVNGHSTDGVVGATNGSASSFSKANASSVAEAIHSFHVGLADQVSFLEPRGLINTGNMCYMNSVLQVLMFCLPFYDFLSQISKRAVHSFKSDTPLIDAMIMFMHEFKTIKSAAGIESLRTTLKNEELERYGDPFTPEFVYEAIRQLPRFASMRRGHQQDAEEFLGFLLQSLDDECTAVLKNSTLPGQERRASSGSGAGEDWLEVGRKQKAAVSRSSGPNSFSPISRIFGGSLRSEFRVPGLKDSITTEPYQPLQLDIGSPDVRNVVDALRGLTRPERLQGDFNSPRGKDVTATKQVFIDTLPPVLILHLKRFQFDAEGNGTVKIWKKIGYPLELEIPREALSRQKRQTYGDDGMPKYRLISVVYHHGKNASGGHYTVDVRRQEGREWIRIDDTVIRRVRSEDVAEGGEEEEIKDNRKDGQSSGSTGNRFGAVLDEDAGDDDGWSKVTSPAGGAKKWSSVANGTSNGSTKAKQVKDNIKDNKVAYLLFYQRV; from the exons ATGAGTAACCGCCATCTGCCGGCTGGGCAGAATATACAGGGAGGAGCTCACGGCGCCGATATGGTCGGCGGTCCTGGAGCGCCTCGTCGGAGGCAGCCTCCTCCCTATGTTCCGTACCAGCAACATCACCAGCACATGAACGTCATGTATCCTAACAACTACATGGCCTACAACCAGCAGTACTATGGGTATCAGCCACACTACCAGGGTCAACACTACCAGAACGCACAGTATCCGAACGTGCAGTATCAAGGCGGACAGTATCAGGCTGGACAGTATCAGAATGGGCAATATCAGAATGGTCAATACCAAACCGCACAGTATCAAAATGCTGGAATGCATTCTCCTGGATATGTGCCTTACCAGAACTTCGCACGATCACCACCTGCTATGCCTCAGTACATTCCCATGTCTGGCGTGAGCGTTCCTCCGAGCTATACTCCTCGACCAGCTCAGCAACAGTCACCTGCTTTGTCGAATCCCTACCAACCTCCGGCTGCGGCTCCAATCCCGCCCCAGACTCCCACCTCCACCCACTCGTCGCAGATGATTCCTCCCCCGACTCCCCCGGTCCCCCAGGAGACTGAGCTAGTTCCTCCCGGTCCTGCTGCGCCTGTCGAGCCTGCGGAACCTACTCAAGTGCCTTCGCCTCCTCCCGCTCCCAAGGAACCCTTCCGTGCACCT CTACCATGGTCATCTCACCCCGATTTTAAGTTCCCTGCCAGGGCCACAAAGTCGAGGAGACGGAGGAGGCAACTCAATGCTGACAGTGAAGCTTTATCTTTACCA CATTCGGGTGCAGTTCTCACCCCCGCGTCCTCGGCTGCTCCCTCTGAGACTGCCGAAATAAAGGCTGCCGATTCTCCCGTTTCTCCTGTCCAGCAACGATCACGCACCAACACTGCCACCAGCGCTACCTCGACCGCGACGAACCGCGCTGCCGCTCGCTCCTCCGCCGTCCCTGCCCCAGCTATTCCTTCTCTCCCTAAGGCCAGTCCTAAGGAGGCTAAGCCTGTGCGTGCTGAAAAGCCGGCAAACGGCGATATAGCCCCTGAGACTACTCCTGAGGGATCGACGAAATCTGAAGCCCTCGAGAAGGGAGCCCCTGAGAAGCctgctgagcctgagccCGCCCCCGAACCTGCCCCAGCAGTTAAGGCTGCCCCCGCAAACTGGGCGGACCTTTTGAGGaagcctgctgctgctgctgctgctcctgtAAAATCGAATGCGGTTAATGGTACTGCCTCTCCTAGTACTCCGGTCAACGGCCATAGTactgatggtgttgttggagCCACCAACGGCTCTGCCTCCAGCTTTTCTAAAGCCAACGCAAGCTCTGTTGCGGAGGCTATTCACTCGTTCCACGTTGGTCTTGCCGACCAGGTTTCTTTCCTCGAGCCTCGCGGCCTGATCAACACCGGGAACATGTGTTATATGAACTCT GTATTGCAagttttgatgttttgtcTTCCCTTCTATGATTTCCTAAGCCAGATCAGCAAGCGTGCTGTTCACAGCTTCAAGAGTGATACTCCTCTTATCGATGCCAT GATTATGTTTATGCATGAattcaagaccatcaagTCCGCTGCTGGCATTGAGTCTCTGCGAACCACCCTCAAGAATGAGGAATTGGAGCGCTATGGTGATCCCTTCACACCTGAATTCGTTTACGAAGCTATCAGACAGCTTCCAAGATTCGCCAGTATGAGG CGAGGTCATCAGCAAGACGCTGAGGAATTCCTCGGCTTCCTGTTGCAGTCTCTTGATGACGAGTGTACTGCAGTCCTCAAGAACTCCACACTACCTGGTCAAGAACGCAGGGCCAGTTCTGGGTCAGGTGCTGGTGAAGACTGGCTTGAAGTTGGCAGGAAGCAAAAAGCCGCCGTCTCTCGATCCTCCGGACCTAACTCTTTCAGCCCCATCTCGAGGATTTTCGGTGGTTCATTAAGGTCAGAGTTCCGTGTACCAGGCTTGAAGGACTCTATCACCACTGAGCCTTATCAGCCCCTTCAGCTGGATATTGGATCTCCTGATGTGCGCAATGTTGTAGACGCTCTACGAGGCCTTACTCGTCCCGAGCGTCTTCAGGGAGACTTCAACTCACCTCGTGGCAAGGATGTCACGGCCACCAAGCAAGTTTTCATTGACACACTACCTCCCGTCCTCATACTGCATCTCAAGCGCTTCCAATTTGATGCAGAAGGCAATGGGACTGTCAAAATTTGGAAGAAGATCGGCTACCCCTTGGAGCTTGAGATTCCTCGTGAAGCCTTGTCGCGGCAGAAACGCCAGACGTACGGTGACGACGGCATGCCCAAGTACAGGTTGATCAGCGTAGTATACCACCATGGAAAGAACGCCAGCGGTGGGCATTATACTGTTGATGTTCGGCGTCAAGAAGGACGCGAGTGGATTCGCATCGACGACACCGTCATTCGCAGGGTCCGAAGTGAAGATGTTGCCGAGGGcggcgaggaggaagagatcaAAGACAACCGCAAGGACGGTCAATCATCTGGTTCTACTGGAAACCGATTCGGAGCGGTTCTCGACGAGGATGCTGGAGATGATGACGGCTGGAGCAAGGTCACAAGCCCTGCCGGAGGAGCGAAGAAATGGAGCAGCGTTGCCAACGGTACTAGTAACGGCAGTACCAAGGCCAAGCAGGTCAAGGACAAcatcaaggacaacaaggTTGCCTACCTGCTCTTCTACCAGCGAGTGTAA